TTGACCCGCGCCAACGGCCCTGGTATCAACAGGCAAAGAATAGTGACGAACAGATCATCACCACCCCATATGTATTTTTTTCGACCAATGAATTCGGCACTACGCTGGCCAGGCAGGCCGGCAAACAGGCCGTGCTGGGCGCCGATCTGACCTTGAGTCAGCTATCGAGCAATCTGTCCGACATTGAGCTGACACCCTCCAGCGAACGCTTGCTGTATTCGGCCGAGGGCACCGTCATTGCTTATCACAACCCCCAGCGATTGCTTGGTTCACGGCAGGGCGATCCTGGGCATTTGCGAACGTTTTCCGAGTTGGGCAGCACCCTGCTGGCCGCCCTGGCCAGTGACGGTTATCGGATTGAACGACAAACCAGCTTGCGCCTGGAAGGCCGCGAGTGGCGGGTCCTGCAACAGCAGCTCAATGTCTCCGGTGCCCCGGAGACCTATCTGGCACTGGTCGTTCCCGAAGACGAGCTGCTGGCGGATGCCTACCGCATTCGCCGCGAAAGTGTGCTGATCATCCTGTTATTCAGTGTACTGGTCTTGCCGCTGAGCTTCTTGTTGATGCGTTCGCGAATTCGTCATAGCCAGGCGTAAACGCCTCAGCTATAGTCGGATGTACAAGTGCTGCATTGGAGCCGCCTGGCATGCCTGTTTCCCGAACCCTGTTGCGTTGTTTACTGCCCATTACCGGCCTGCTGCTGTTGGCGCCCTGCGTGTCGGCGGACAATAGCGCGCTGCAACTGCCTGAGGCTGTAAACCAGGCCTTGAGTAATGCCCAGGTGCCGGCCAACGCCCTGTCACTGGCGGTTATTCCGCTTGAGGGCCAGGGCTTGGCGCAATTCGTCAATGCCGAGCAGGTTGTGAACCCGGCATCGACGATGAAACTGCTGACCACCTTTGCCGCGCTTGAGCTGCTGGGGCCGGATTACCAATGGCACACCGAGCTGCTGAGTAATGCAGAGATCAGGAATGGCATCCTGCATGGTGACCTGATCTTCCGTAGCAGCGGTGACCCGAAGCTGACCCAGGAACGTGTGTGGTTACTGCTGCGCGAACTGCGTGCAGCCGGTGTAGTGGAAGTCCGTGGTGACCTGGTATTGCAACCAGCGGACTTGCGGATGCCGGCAGATGCCGTGCCTTTCCGTGATGATGGCAATGATCAGAGCCGCCCCTTCCTGGTCGAACCCGATCCGCTGCTGAGCAACCTCAAACTGTTCAATCTGAGTACCCATGCCGAGTCCTCCGGCATTCGAACCCACCTGGAACCGGCGTTACCGGAAATCCATATCGACAACCAGGTACGCAAGCTGCCCCCCGTCAGCAACTGCCCCTGGCCGAACATTGCCTACAACCTGGACGACCAGAACAGTCGCGCCACCTTGACGCTGACTGGCAGCCTGCATCAGGGTTGCAGCGCCCAACGCTACTTCTCCGCACTGGATGCGGCAACCTATACCGCCAGCCTGTTGCGCGTCACCTGGCATGAACTGGGCGGCAAAATCACCGGCAACAACCGCATTGGCAGCCAGCCCGCCGGCGCGCGTCGCCTGGCCAGCAACAGCTCCCCCGACCTGGTCAGTGTCGTGCGTGATATCAACAAGTTCAGCAACAACACCATGGCGCGTCAGCTGTTGCTGACCATAGGCCGGGAGAACCGGACCGCAGCGGATGCAGACGACCACAAGGCTGCGGTCAGAGCCATCGAAGCCTGGTTGGCCAGCAAGAATATCCAGCCAAAGGGCCTGGTGATCGACAATGGTTCCGGCCTGTCGCGCATCGAGCGAATCACGGCACGGGATATGGCACTTCTGCTGGAAGCCGCCTGGAAAAGTCCTTTTGCCGCCGAGTTCATTTCGTCCATGCCGCTGGCAGCGATGGACGGCACCATGCGCCGGCGACTGCACAATACCCCGCTGGTCGGTGAAGCGCATGTAAAGACCGGCTCACTGCGCAATGTGCGGGCCATCGCCGGCATTACCCGCGATGGCAACGGCAAAAGCTGGGCGGTCAGTGCGATAGTCAATCATGGTGCCGCCGGAAGCAGTCGGCGGGCGCTGGATCTGGTCTTGCAGGATGTGCATCGGCGCACGGCAACGGACGTTGCGATCCAGTAAGCCGGGGATCGGCTGATCACTGACCGCTGATCACTGACCGAATGCCAGCCCCCCGTCCCTGTCCGGGCTGGGAATCACGTCCACGGCAACGCTGAGTTCGTGTTCCCCGCCGCCGGTCATAACCCCCTTCAACGGGGTTACATCCGCGTAATCCCTGCCCCAGCCGAGAATGATATAGCGCTCATCGGGCAAGCAGCCATTGGTCGGATCAATCTCCAGCCATCCCCAGCCGGGCACATAGACTGACAACCACGCATGGGTGGCATCGGCGCCGAGCAGTTTTTCCTGTCCCGGTGGTGGCAGGGTTTCCATGTAACCACTGACATAGCGCGCGGCCAGCCCCATTGAACGCATACAGCCAATGGCCAGATGGGCAAAGTCCTGACAGACACCGCGACGGTTGGCCAACACCTCCTCTACCGGCGTGGCGACGGTGGTGAAATCCGGATCGTAGGTGAAATCCGTGAATATCTGCTGGTTGAGGGAGGCTATGGCGTCTACCAGGTTACATCCCGGCGTAAAGCTCTGTCGGGCATAATTTGCCAGGCGGTCGTGCTGCTGCACAAACGCTGAATCCAGAGCAAACAGGCGTGCTTCCAGGGTATCGGCATTGCTGTAGGCCAGATCCTGGCGCAAGGCCTGCACCGCATCCTCCCAGGGGATACTGGAGAAAATGTCCTGTGCAGGACGGGGACGGGTTTCCAGGCTGCAGGTAAGGGTTACCTGCAGGTTGCTGTGCAGTTGCTCAAGGGAAAAATACACCACACGATTGCCGAAGAAATCCGTGCGTTCACGCTGACGTATGGGTGCCGGGTTGATATGGATACGGGTCTCGCCAACCCATTGCCAGGGTAGCTCACGCGGCAGCATACGCGCCTCGTTATGACTCAGGCTGACCTGACCGCTGTATTCATAACTGGTGGTATGGCGCAGTTGATATTTCATGCTCAGTTACCGTATTGCATGGTGACCAGCTGACGCGGCAGCTCGACATGACTGAAATGGCTGTGGGATACCGCATTGGACAGCTCGGCCATCGGCCTGATCAATCGATCAAGGAGATCGGTCAGGGCTGCACGGGCCTCAGCCGAGTGCTCGAGATCCCCGAGGGTGTCGATATCAACCAGGTGCAGAGTGCTGCTGGCTTCGATGATCAGGCGGGTTTCCAGATTACGGTAGGGTGAGCTGCCGGGGCTGGGCAAGCGCTCGATTTGCCGTCCCAGCCGCTTCAGCATATAGCCAACCGAGCGCGGGTTGGTTTCATCAAACAACAGCAGATCAAGAATCGCGGACGGGTGCAGCTGCGAGCGATAACGACGACGGTACACGGTAAAGTTGTCGGTGGTTGCCAACACCACCTCCCACAGGGGTATACCCGGCTGATTCGCTGTCAGCAAGGCCAGCTTGAGCAGCTCAAGGCTGCTCAGGGCGCGCTCGACAAAGCGGCCGATATCGAGAAACCGCCAGCCGTAATGATGCGGCATGGTCTCGTTGCACAAGCCAAAGAACGCAGCCAGATCCAGCACCATGGCTTCCAGGTGCCGCTGGCCGACTACGATACCCCGGGTACGCGACAGGTTGTTGAAGCGTTGGCGCATGCCGTTAATCGCCCGCCAGGTATCGTCCCCCAGATGATCGCGCACCGAGCGGCTGTTGCGTACAAAGTGGCCGAACAACTCGGGCAGGCCATCGGGCTGGTCATCGTTGAAGAGCTGCAGCAAACGATCACGAAAAGCGATGTAATCCCTCGAAAAATGGGTATTACTGATCGGCAACTCGTCTTCATCCAGATCTGCAGGCAAGCCACTGTCGGCATCGATCGGAATTTCCAGAGCGGTCAGCAGGTCCGGAAGGATATGTGCCCCGGCCTCCAGACGGTCGTCCTGCAGCAAGCGCGCCAGGGATTCACGCAACAGCCGGGCACGGGTATCCAGGCGTTCACCATAGCGGCCCATCCAGAACAGACTTTCCGCTACCCGGCAGGGCAAGTCCTTGCCGTCGCGGGTAACCACGATCGGGCCCTGTGCCTGGCGCAGCATGCTGATGTGTGGCTGGGGTACCGGTGCCAACACCCAGACATCCTTGACCGTGCGGCTTTGCATCAGTGGTGAACCCGGCTCGCCAACCCAGGCCAGCCCGCCGGGCATGACCCGATAGTTGCGCTGACCCACCGGCTTGCCGATGTCGCCCGGTTCAACCAGGGTAAAGCAGCGCAGGGTCGTATGTTGCTCTTCCAGGCGCCGGGTATGTGGGTTGAATCCGGCGGTGACTGCCGTTTCCACGGGGCGTTGAGCCGTGAACAGGTGCCCTCGCCGCTCCAGATCCAGCCGCAGGCACTGCACTGCCTGCGAGTCCAGCTGCGATGGATGCAAGGTCACACCGGGCTGAGTCACATCACGCAGCAGCCAGGCGTCCAGATCGAGGAGGACTTCACTGCGGGCCAGCGCATCACCGCACCAGCGCGTTTCACGGCAAGGCAACAACAGGGTTTCACCCAGCAGACGCTGACACAGTGCAGGCAGAAAAGCTGCCAAGGCTGGATGTTCCAGTACACCGGTACCCAATGCGTTGGCGATCCGTACTTCACCGTTGCGCACTGCCTGCAACAGCCCCGGCACCCCCAGCAGTGAATCCGGGCGCAGTTCCAGAGGGTCGCACCAGGGGTCATTGATCATGCGCACGATCACGTCAACCTGAGTCAGACCACCCAGGGTTCGCATCTGTACCTGACCGCCACGCACGACCAGATCCGCGCCTTCAACCAGCGAGAAATTCATGTAGTTGGCCAACCAGGCATGCTCGAAGTAGCCCGGGCTGCCCGGCCCCGGTGACAACAGAACAATACTGGGGTTTTCTTTCTGCCCATTGGCCAGGCTGGCCAGGCAGCGGTGTTCGGCCTGCAGGAAGCCAGCCAGGCGCTTGATCGGCGCATCCCGGTAAACACCCGGCAGGGCCCGGGCCAGGGTAATGCGGTTTTCCAGTGCATAGCCGGCACCCGCCGGCGATTGGGTCCAGTCACCGAGAATCTGCCACTGCCCATTGGCATCGCGAGTCAGATCAACACCATGCCGGATCAGTAACGGTCGCTCCTGCTGTGGCGGATCGTCGGCGGCAGAAAACAGGAAGCCCGGGTGGGTATACACCAGTTCCGGCGGTAGCAGGCCCTCACGAATGACCCGGCGTTCGCCGTACAGGTCATCGACCAGGTGTTCAAGCAAACGGCTGCGCTGGGTCAGGCCCGCCTCGAGACTTTCCCATTCCTGGGTACTGATGACAAACGGCAGGCAATCCAGCTGCCAGGATCGCAGCTGCCCCGGGTGATCTTCATAGGGATTGAAGGTAACGCCATTTTCATGCAGCAGGTTCTGGGCTTCTTCCGAGCGCAGGGCCAGGGTTTCCGGACCCAACTGGGCAAACTCGTCGAGCAACTTTTGCCAATGGGCACGCAATTGCCCGCGACTGTCCTGCACCTCGCTGAATTGCGTGGCGGCGGGCAAGCCGTCAAGCAAGGACTGAATGGCCGTTGGAGCGACACTGCTGGGCTGCATAGCGGTTACCTGCAAGCACCCGCGAGGTGCTCGCCAAATGATGACAAAAGAGCATTATAAACCAGTTGGTGGCACCCCGGCGCGACGTAAATCCAGTGTATGCGGGTATTCCTGCCCCGCTGCCTGGGCAATGCGCTGCATCGGCCCCTGGGTATGGCCGTAGGCCCAGAAACGCGCCATGCGTCGGGACTCGGCCTCATTGGCATTGATCGGAAAGTGCTCGAAGTTGCGCCCGGCCGGATGCACGACATGGTAGGTGCAGCCACCCAGGGAACGCTCATTCCAGCGGTCAACCAGATCAAACACCAGCGGAGCCTGCACCGGAATCATCGGATGCAGGGCCGATGAGGGCTGCCAGGCACGGTAACGCACCCCGGCAACGGCCTCTCCCGGTACTCCGGTGGCCTGCAACGGCACTTTAAAGCCGTTGCAGGTCAGGATATGCCGCGACGGATTGAAATCCTGCACCTTTACCTGCAGGCGCTCAACCGAGGAGTCGACATAGCGCGCGGTGCCACCCCCACTGCTCTCTTCACCCAACACATGCCAGGGTTCAATCGCCTGTTGCAGGTTGATGGTCACGCCCTCGTACTGCACTTCACCCAGCTGCGGGAAGCGGAATTCCAGATGCGGGCGGAACCATTCCGCGGAAAAGCCAAAGCCATGGCTGCGCAGATCCTCGACCACCTCGACCAGATCACGCCAGAGAAAGTGCGGCAGCATCCAGCGATCATGCAGCGCGGTGCCCCAGCGAGTCAGTGGCTGGCGATAGGGCTTGGCCCAGAAGCGGGCTACCAGTGCGCGGATGAGCAATTGCTGCATCAGGCTCATTTCCGCGTGTGGCGGCATCTCGAAGCCACGCAACTCCAGCAGCCCCAGGCGCCCGGTGGCGGTATCCGGGGAATACAGCTTGTCGATACAGAATTCGGCGCGGTGGGTATTGCCGGTAATATCGGTGAGCAAATGCCGCAACAGACGATCCACCAGCCAGGGCTGGGGTACATCGCCAGTGGGCATCTGCGCCAGGGCTATTTCCAGTTCATACAGCGCCTCGTTGCGCGCTTCATCAACCCGCGGCGCCTGACTGGTCGGGCCCACAAACAAACCGGAAAATACGTAGGACAGGCTTGGGTGATGCTGCCAATAGGTCAGCAAACTGGCGAGCAGGTCCGGGCGACGCAAGAAGGGTGAATCAGCTGGCGTCGGCCCACCCAGGGTGACGTGATTGCCGCCGCCGGTGCCGGTGTGTCGGCCATCGAGCATGAATTTTTCAGTCCCCAGGCGGGTTTGCCGCGCTTCTTCGTAGAGAATCCGGGTATTGCGTTCCAGGTCGCGCCAGGTTCGGGCCGGCATGACATTGACTTCAATGACGCCCGGGTCCGGGGTAATCATGAATTTCTCCAGGCGCGGATCACTCGGCGGCGGATAGCCTTCCACACACACCGGCATTGTCAGCGCAGCGGCGCTTTGCTCCACTGCCGCAATCAGCTCGAGAAATTCTTCCAGTTTGCCGGTCGGCGGCAAGAACACGAAGAGCTTGCCATCCCGGGGCTCGACACAAAGGGCGGTGGCAATCACCTCGGGCGGCGTTATATCCGGCTTCTGCTCTTGCCACTCCTGCCCTTTCGCCAGGACATGCAAGCCTCGACCGCTCAGGCCGGGCGCAGGAGTCAGGCTGTAACGGCTGGCAACTTCACCGTGTACATCGGGCAGTGCCGGCGGGGTATCGAACAGGGAGCGTGGCTGCGGCTCTTCCCGGCGTTTCAGCGGCAAGGCCGAAAGCGGCAGGCGCAGGCCCATGGGTGAATCGCCGGGCACCAGATACAGGTGATCACGACGCAAGGGCCATTCACCGGTCTGCCAGCCATCTTCGTCATCATTGCGTGCCAACGGCAGTACCAGACCCACTTCCCGGTCGAGCCCACGCTCAAGCAGCCGGGCCAGACGATTGCGGTTGGCATCATCCCCCAGGTCTTCGCCCTTGAGGTCAACATCCACCGGCTCGTTGCGCTCTTGCCAGAGGTAGTAATAACCATCTTCGTAGCAGGGAATCAGGTAGCGATCAGACAACCCGAGACGCTTGACCAGTTCGGCGGCAAAGCGCCGGGCCTCGGCTTCCTTGAAGCCGTAATCACGCTCGATATCGGCCAGCCATTGATCGTCATGCCAGACCGGCTCGCCGTCATGGCGCCAGTAGCAGGCCAGTGCCCAGCGCGGCAAGGGCTCGCCCGGGTACCACTTGCCCTGTTGATAGTGAATCAGTGATCCCGGCGCATAATGTGGCCGCAAACGCTGCAATAGCTGTTCCGACAGCTTGCGCTTGGTGGGGCCCTGCGCATCAATGTTCCATTCCGGTGCATCCATGTCGTCAATGGCCACAAAAGTGGGCTCGCCACCCATGGTCAGACGAACATCCAGCGCCTCCAGCTGGGCATCAATCTTGTCGCCCAGCTGATCAATCTGCTGCCACTGGTCACGGCTGTAAGGCAAGGTGACGCGCGGATCTTCATGTACCCGTTCGACCGACATGTGCACATCGAACTCGACCTCGCAGGGTTCGGTCGCACCGGTAATGGGCGCAGCGCTGCTCGGTTCGGGAGTGGCAGCCAGCGGCAGGTGCCCTTCCCCGGCGAACAGACCGGAAGTGGGGTCCAGCCCGATCCAGCCCGCACCGGGTATGAAGACCTCGGTCCAGGCATGCAGGTCGGTAAAATCCACCTCGGTGCCCGACGGGCCATCCAGAGCTTTGACATCTGCGGTCAACTGAACCAGATAGCCCGACACAAAACGGGCTGCAAGGCCCAGATGACGGAAGATTTGCACCAGCAACCAGGCGGAGTCGCGGCAGCTGCCCTGGGCCAGACCAAGGGTTTCTTCGGCGCTCTGTACCCCCGGCTCCATCCGGATCAGGTACTTGATATCGTTTTCCAGACGTTGATTCAATTCGACCAGAAAGGTGGCAATGGCTTGCGGCTCACGCTTGACCTGTTTCAGCCATTTTGTCAGCAATGGCCCGGATTCAGTGACTTCCAGATAGGGGTGGAGTTCTTTCTTCAATGCCTCGGGGTAGCTGAAAGGAAATTGCTCAGCGTACTCCTCGACAAAGAAATCGAAGGGATTGACCACCGTCATGGGGGCAATCAATTCCACATCGATATGCAAGTGGTCGAGCTTCTCCGGAAACACCAGGCGCGCGACATGATTGCCGAAGGGATCCTGCTGCCAGTTGATGAAATACTCGCCACCACTGACGTTGAGACTGTAAGCCTCGACCGGGGTACGGCAATGTGGCGCCGGGCGCAAACGCACCAGGTGCGGCGACACCGAAACTGGCCGATCAAAACGGTAATGCGTGCGATGCCTGAGTGCTACACGAATGGTCATGATGCGAAATCCCTGAAAAGTAACCGATCAGTCGGTGGTTACAGCAATGCGTGTGCCAAGCCGGGCCACAACGCTCAACATAGCACGCCACAGAGTTTGACGGCGTCATTAGCGAGTAAAGAATAATTGTTTGACTGTGTCGACAAGGTGACATACTCAAGACAGCTAGACACAAGCGCATTCCTTGGCTAAGGATTAATGGTACGGCAATTGCTTCATCTCAATCGACGCGCGCTGACCAGCAAAATCGGCCGCGCTGCCGATAAAGACACCCAAGGTAGTTGAGAGCCTGCATGAGCAAAGTGAACTGGAAGGACTATGACCCCAAGCGCTTTTTCGACGAACTCATCGCTGCGCCCGGCCAACCGCGCCCGGAAGCGCGCATGTTGTGCGAATACCTGGCCAGCCTTGACCCGCGCGAACTGAATGCGCACAAGACTGCCGCCGAGGTAGCCATTCAACTGATGGGGATTACCTTCACCGTGTATACCGAAGGCAGCATGATCGATCGTGCCTGGCCCTTCGACATCGTGCCGCGCATCATCCCGCTCGCCGAATGGGAAAAGACCGATGCCGGTCTGAAGCAGCGGGTACAGGCGCTGAATCTGTTCATCGACGACCTCTATCACGACCAGAAGATCATCAAGGACAAGGTATTCCCGGCTGAAATTCTTGCCCAGTCGGTCAACTTTCGCCCGCAGTGTGTCGGGGTGAACACGGCGCACAATGTATGGGCACATATCTGTGGCTCTGATCTGGTACGCGACAACGACGGTACGCTGTATGTGCTGGAAGACAATTTGCGGGTGCCCTCCGGCGTGTCCTACATGCTGGAAAACCGCAACGTCACCAAGCGGGTCCTGCCGGATCTCTTTGCCTCCGGCTGGATTCAACCGGTCGATGACTATACTTCGCAGCTCTATGACACCCTCGCATCACTCTCGCCCCGCCCCGGGGACGATCCTGTGATCGTGATTCTGACCCCCGGCATCTACAATTCGGCCTATTACGAACATTCCTACCTGGCGCAGCAGATGGGCGTACAGCTGGTGGAAGGATCCGACCTGGTGGTCGGCGATGATGACTGTGTCTACATGCGCCTGGTCGATGGCCTGCAGCGGGTCGATGTGATCTATCGCCGGGTGGATGACATGTTCCTGGACCCGGAAGTCTTCGAGCCTGAATCCATGCTCGGCGTCAAAGGGCTGATGCGTGCCTGGCGCGGCGGCAATGTCGCGCTGGCCAACGCACCCGGTGCCGGTGTCGCCGATGACAAGGTGGTTTATGCCTTTGTACCCGAGATCATCAAATACTATCTGGGTGAAGAACCGTTGCTGCCGAATGTACCCAGCTACCTGTGCATGTTTGAAGATGACCGCAACTACGTACTCGACAACCTGGACAAGCTGGTGGTCAAACCCGCCAACGAATCCGGGGGCTACGGCATGCTGATCGGGCCGCATTC
This sequence is a window from Halopseudomonas salegens. Protein-coding genes within it:
- a CDS encoding PDC sensor domain-containing protein yields the protein MAHESHHHRQPPAGISLWPLMLLTAFIVLLSGISLAALQYHQHSRSILASGDSLFGHISERVQSKLNRTFLPPRQALNFLALDPVIETRNLEQRLPHLPRIARVLIDNPQLNSLYIGWDSGDYLMLRPLRSNELRERFQAPGSAQWMVWHIAADQLPPRVDHLFLDPDLAILTTSQPLFDGFDPRQRPWYQQAKNSDEQIITTPYVFFSTNEFGTTLARQAGKQAVLGADLTLSQLSSNLSDIELTPSSERLLYSAEGTVIAYHNPQRLLGSRQGDPGHLRTFSELGSTLLAALASDGYRIERQTSLRLEGREWRVLQQQLNVSGAPETYLALVVPEDELLADAYRIRRESVLIILLFSVLVLPLSFLLMRSRIRHSQA
- the dacB gene encoding D-alanyl-D-alanine carboxypeptidase/D-alanyl-D-alanine endopeptidase: MPVSRTLLRCLLPITGLLLLAPCVSADNSALQLPEAVNQALSNAQVPANALSLAVIPLEGQGLAQFVNAEQVVNPASTMKLLTTFAALELLGPDYQWHTELLSNAEIRNGILHGDLIFRSSGDPKLTQERVWLLLRELRAAGVVEVRGDLVLQPADLRMPADAVPFRDDGNDQSRPFLVEPDPLLSNLKLFNLSTHAESSGIRTHLEPALPEIHIDNQVRKLPPVSNCPWPNIAYNLDDQNSRATLTLTGSLHQGCSAQRYFSALDAATYTASLLRVTWHELGGKITGNNRIGSQPAGARRLASNSSPDLVSVVRDINKFSNNTMARQLLLTIGRENRTAADADDHKAAVRAIEAWLASKNIQPKGLVIDNGSGLSRIERITARDMALLLEAAWKSPFAAEFISSMPLAAMDGTMRRRLHNTPLVGEAHVKTGSLRNVRAIAGITRDGNGKSWAVSAIVNHGAAGSSRRALDLVLQDVHRRTATDVAIQ
- a CDS encoding transglutaminase family protein; its protein translation is MKYQLRHTTSYEYSGQVSLSHNEARMLPRELPWQWVGETRIHINPAPIRQRERTDFFGNRVVYFSLEQLHSNLQVTLTCSLETRPRPAQDIFSSIPWEDAVQALRQDLAYSNADTLEARLFALDSAFVQQHDRLANYARQSFTPGCNLVDAIASLNQQIFTDFTYDPDFTTVATPVEEVLANRRGVCQDFAHLAIGCMRSMGLAARYVSGYMETLPPPGQEKLLGADATHAWLSVYVPGWGWLEIDPTNGCLPDERYIILGWGRDYADVTPLKGVMTGGGEHELSVAVDVIPSPDRDGGLAFGQ
- a CDS encoding circularly permuted type 2 ATP-grasp protein; its protein translation is MQPSSVAPTAIQSLLDGLPAATQFSEVQDSRGQLRAHWQKLLDEFAQLGPETLALRSEEAQNLLHENGVTFNPYEDHPGQLRSWQLDCLPFVISTQEWESLEAGLTQRSRLLEHLVDDLYGERRVIREGLLPPELVYTHPGFLFSAADDPPQQERPLLIRHGVDLTRDANGQWQILGDWTQSPAGAGYALENRITLARALPGVYRDAPIKRLAGFLQAEHRCLASLANGQKENPSIVLLSPGPGSPGYFEHAWLANYMNFSLVEGADLVVRGGQVQMRTLGGLTQVDVIVRMINDPWCDPLELRPDSLLGVPGLLQAVRNGEVRIANALGTGVLEHPALAAFLPALCQRLLGETLLLPCRETRWCGDALARSEVLLDLDAWLLRDVTQPGVTLHPSQLDSQAVQCLRLDLERRGHLFTAQRPVETAVTAGFNPHTRRLEEQHTTLRCFTLVEPGDIGKPVGQRNYRVMPGGLAWVGEPGSPLMQSRTVKDVWVLAPVPQPHISMLRQAQGPIVVTRDGKDLPCRVAESLFWMGRYGERLDTRARLLRESLARLLQDDRLEAGAHILPDLLTALEIPIDADSGLPADLDEDELPISNTHFSRDYIAFRDRLLQLFNDDQPDGLPELFGHFVRNSRSVRDHLGDDTWRAINGMRQRFNNLSRTRGIVVGQRHLEAMVLDLAAFFGLCNETMPHHYGWRFLDIGRFVERALSSLELLKLALLTANQPGIPLWEVVLATTDNFTVYRRRYRSQLHPSAILDLLLFDETNPRSVGYMLKRLGRQIERLPSPGSSPYRNLETRLIIEASSTLHLVDIDTLGDLEHSAEARAALTDLLDRLIRPMAELSNAVSHSHFSHVELPRQLVTMQYGN
- a CDS encoding transglutaminase family protein, whose protein sequence is MTIRVALRHRTHYRFDRPVSVSPHLVRLRPAPHCRTPVEAYSLNVSGGEYFINWQQDPFGNHVARLVFPEKLDHLHIDVELIAPMTVVNPFDFFVEEYAEQFPFSYPEALKKELHPYLEVTESGPLLTKWLKQVKREPQAIATFLVELNQRLENDIKYLIRMEPGVQSAEETLGLAQGSCRDSAWLLVQIFRHLGLAARFVSGYLVQLTADVKALDGPSGTEVDFTDLHAWTEVFIPGAGWIGLDPTSGLFAGEGHLPLAATPEPSSAAPITGATEPCEVEFDVHMSVERVHEDPRVTLPYSRDQWQQIDQLGDKIDAQLEALDVRLTMGGEPTFVAIDDMDAPEWNIDAQGPTKRKLSEQLLQRLRPHYAPGSLIHYQQGKWYPGEPLPRWALACYWRHDGEPVWHDDQWLADIERDYGFKEAEARRFAAELVKRLGLSDRYLIPCYEDGYYYLWQERNEPVDVDLKGEDLGDDANRNRLARLLERGLDREVGLVLPLARNDDEDGWQTGEWPLRRDHLYLVPGDSPMGLRLPLSALPLKRREEPQPRSLFDTPPALPDVHGEVASRYSLTPAPGLSGRGLHVLAKGQEWQEQKPDITPPEVIATALCVEPRDGKLFVFLPPTGKLEEFLELIAAVEQSAAALTMPVCVEGYPPPSDPRLEKFMITPDPGVIEVNVMPARTWRDLERNTRILYEEARQTRLGTEKFMLDGRHTGTGGGNHVTLGGPTPADSPFLRRPDLLASLLTYWQHHPSLSYVFSGLFVGPTSQAPRVDEARNEALYELEIALAQMPTGDVPQPWLVDRLLRHLLTDITGNTHRAEFCIDKLYSPDTATGRLGLLELRGFEMPPHAEMSLMQQLLIRALVARFWAKPYRQPLTRWGTALHDRWMLPHFLWRDLVEVVEDLRSHGFGFSAEWFRPHLEFRFPQLGEVQYEGVTINLQQAIEPWHVLGEESSGGGTARYVDSSVERLQVKVQDFNPSRHILTCNGFKVPLQATGVPGEAVAGVRYRAWQPSSALHPMIPVQAPLVFDLVDRWNERSLGGCTYHVVHPAGRNFEHFPINANEAESRRMARFWAYGHTQGPMQRIAQAAGQEYPHTLDLRRAGVPPTGL
- a CDS encoding circularly permuted type 2 ATP-grasp protein, whose product is MSKVNWKDYDPKRFFDELIAAPGQPRPEARMLCEYLASLDPRELNAHKTAAEVAIQLMGITFTVYTEGSMIDRAWPFDIVPRIIPLAEWEKTDAGLKQRVQALNLFIDDLYHDQKIIKDKVFPAEILAQSVNFRPQCVGVNTAHNVWAHICGSDLVRDNDGTLYVLEDNLRVPSGVSYMLENRNVTKRVLPDLFASGWIQPVDDYTSQLYDTLASLSPRPGDDPVIVILTPGIYNSAYYEHSYLAQQMGVQLVEGSDLVVGDDDCVYMRLVDGLQRVDVIYRRVDDMFLDPEVFEPESMLGVKGLMRAWRGGNVALANAPGAGVADDKVVYAFVPEIIKYYLGEEPLLPNVPSYLCMFEDDRNYVLDNLDKLVVKPANESGGYGMLIGPHSTKQERAKFAELIKADPRNYMAQPTLSLSTSPTLCDNTMEPRHVDLRPFILSGESTWVTTGGLTRVALNKGSLVVNSSQGGGSKDTWIVDISEL